ATTAGCTAGGCACCTAGAAgctctccccttccccctccagACATCATCTTCTCTACAactacacacacacatactcACACCTCCCACCACAAACCATCAATCGAAACGGGTCCCAATCCCATCGTAGATAAAATAGCCACCCGCGACAATGGTCTACACAATCACCGTCCACCTTCACGCAAACGACCATCCGGACTCGGTCGACCGCCTCAAGGCCAAGCTTATCGAGGCCTCGCGCGTCTACTCCCAGGATCGCGAGACCGTCAGCTGGTTCGTCATGCAGGATGTCCACGACCCCCGGTCCttcaccatcgtcgagcgCTTCGAGACCGAGTTTGTAAGTTGCTGGTCACATCAAACATCACGTGCCACATGCCCACCACATAGCACACATCCTCAACGCTCTTCTACACCCCGGCGTATGTGTACGCCGCAGACAGGCTGGCTAACCCGTGATTTCCTCCAGAGCCAAAAATACCATCTCGAGAACCCCTACTGGAAGACCTTTGACCCTTATGTTGTGCCTCTGCTCGACCGCCCCATGGACCTGAGAAGACACGAAGAGCTGGATACTTCCAAGGACGTTGTTGTTCCTCAGTAAATCAAATCACGTGACCACATAATACAGATTCAATCTTCAACCATGAATACTCGGTAGACTTTGTGTCAGGTGCGATTAGAGAGACCGAGTCTAAGCCAACCCTCAGCCTGCTAGTAAATGGGCGCGCGAACTTTACCTTTGCTCTAGAGCGGTACTGTTTGGCAGCAGTACCTTTCGAATTGCCTCCAATACTAGCTGCAACTGAAAGGCAGGCTATCTCGACACATTGTAACATTGCCAGGTTGGTTTACTTATTTTACGAATTTGTATTAGGTCTATAGCATGCACTAGGGtattctctccctctcccgaCTCAATTGCAATAATTACCGATGCTTACATCGTACAATTTTGAACATAGACAAAGATGATTGTCGCGGCAAGTCGACGTCTCCTCCGGTCACATTAGGGGCCAAGAGTCAATCAGGCCCAGGTAGAGGGTCCTGCGGAGTCGACGGAGCAAGGCCATTCCGCATGTCACGGAACGATCAAGCCCGACTCTGCCCAGATATCCCTCTTTATACCGACTTCTCGTGCTGGGTGGAAACACGCTGCATAGAGACGACTGACAAAACAGTTAGCCAACAGTCTGTAAAGAACCAAACTGTATGtggggaaaagggaggggtCAAACTAACCGAAGTCCTCGAGCGAGCGCTGCTTTTGGCTGCCCTTAGGCGACTTGCCATGCATGAGATTATCGAAGCCAGCACTGTCCTGAAGGAGGTAGTAGACACCGGCGCAGACGCAGAAGACGCCGAAGGAGAAGATCCAGATACGAACGACAGCGACAATGTTCGTCGGGCTGTCCTCAAACCAGCCCCAGATGGTGAAGCAGGTGGCGAGAATGTCGACAACCAGAATAGCTCCAGCCAACTGCCacgaggggagggaagaccAGAAGGGACCGTTGGCACGGGTGATGAAAATGAGCCAGTTCTCAGTGAGGGAGATCTGGAGGAAgacaacctcgtcgaggttACCGTAGTTCTGGACGATACCGCCGTCGGGGCCGCCGTGGGCGTACATGGTCGTAACAGTGATCCAAGTaccgacggcgaggacgataCCGAGGAGAACGGACATACCCCAAAGCTTGGGCAGGTTCCACTTGACGGGGCTCTTAGAGAAGGGGGCGTTGTCGTAGGCAATGGCCAGCGTAGCAATGTCGGCGAAAATGGCAATGAAGACGACAAGCTCAATGTTCAAGGAAGTGTCGAGAATGGCGATCCACAGACCGAGGAAGATCTCCAGGTGGATGGACAGAGCGATACGGTAGACGACGTAAGCGTACATGCGGTGGAAAATCTGGCGCGAGGTCTTCagggcgtcgatgatggcaCCAAGGCCAGGGGCGAGGAAGACaatgtcggcggcggagcgaGCAGCGTCAGAGGcaccctcgacggcgatACCGGTGTCGGCCTTCTTCAGGGAGGGGGCATCGTTGACACCGTCACCAGTCATGGCAACCAGGTAGCCACGCTGCTGGAGaatctcgacgacgttgtACTTGTGCTGGGGGAAGACTTCAGCGAAACCATCGGCAGCCTCGACGAAGTCATAAACCTCGGATCCGGGCATgtcaccgccaccaccgagaCCAAGACGCTCGGCGTTGTAAATGTTGGTGCCGAGACCGAGCTGGCGGGAAGTCTCacgggcgatgccgacggcgtcacCAGTCAACATCTTGATAGACAGACCGAGAGACTTGGCCTCATTGACGGTGCGAGCAGTGTCGTGACGAGGGGGGTCAGAGCAGGGCATGATTCCGAGAATCTCCCAAGCGCCGTGGTCGCCACGCTTGCGAGCAACACCGAGGGAGCGGAAGCCACGGGTGGCGAACTCAGCAACCTTGTTCTTGTAGGCCTGGTCAATCTCCTCGGGGATCTCGTGGTCCTGCTCGACAGTCTTGAGAACGAAGAGGGGAGCACCCTTGACGCAAGTGATGCGCTCACCAGCGGGAGACTCGACGAGGGCAGTGACCTTCTTGGAGACAGGGTCGAAGGGGAAGAACTCGAGAACCTTGTACTTGGACAGAACAGACTTGGCGCGGGGGTAGTAGCGCAGCGACTTCAAGAAAGCCTTGTCGATAGCGTCCAtacccttcttcttgcgggAAGCAGCCAAGCAGGCAGTGAGCATGAGGTCCTCGGGGTCGACACCGGCAACGGTGTAAGGCTCGGCGAGAGAGAGCTTGTTCTTGGTGAGGGTACCAGTCTTGTCGGAGCAGAGAATCTCGACACCAGCAAGGGACTCGATGGCGGAGAGCTTCTGGACaatggccttcttcttggcgagGTAAGCAGCACCGACGgccatggtggtggtgacgacggcAGGAAGACCGACAGGAACaccgatgatggtgatggcgaggGTAAAGCGCAGGATGTCGACAATGCCCTTGGAGCGGTAGAAGGAGGACACCCAGACGATGAGCAGGgtgaagatgacgaggaccAAGAGAATGGTACCAATGCCGTTCAGGACCTCGGTGAAGTGACCGGAACCAGCGGAGGCAGCGTTGACAAGAGCGGCAGCGCGACCGACGAAGGTGTTATCACCAGTGGCGGTAACGATGACGAAAGCCTCGCCACGCTTGACAGCGGAAGAGGCGTAGCAGTTGTCGTCGCGGTGCTTGTCGACGGCCAAAGACTCACCAGTGATAGCGGACTGGTCAACCTGGAGGAAAGCATCTTCGGTGACGATACGACCATCGGCGGGGATAATGGTACCCTCCTCAACCTGGAGGATGTCACCGGGGACGACTTCAGGGGCCTCAATCTCCTTCAGGGTGCCATCAcggaggacgacggccttgagAGCAAGAGTCTTCTTGAGTTCGGCAACAATCTAGAGTGGGGACGGTCAGCAATGTGATTTCGGGGGAACCCTTGGCAACGCGTGCCAGGGAAGTGGGTCGGTGTTGACTTACAGATCCGGCCTGGAATTCCTGGACGAAACCGACAACAGCGTTGAGCAGCAAAAGACCGCAAATAACACCAAAATCGACCCAATCCTCGAGAccagcggcgaggacggcagcaGCCTCCATGACGAACTGGATAGGACCAACGAAGAACATGAAGAACTTAAGGATCAAGTTCTCCTTCTGCTCGGCCATCTCGTTGCGGCCCCACTTGCGGCGACGGTTGAGAACCTCCTGTTCGGTCAAACCAAGACGGGTGTCAGTCTGGAGCTGCTCTTCGGGGACGACACGGCCCATGCCAGGGGTTCCATCCTCTATTATGAAGTTGTCAGTAAGCTATATCGACAGCGGGGCGGTTCGACGGCTGGAGGCAAGCCGCAACTAGTGTTGCAACGGGTCGCCGTCAGGCAAACCAAGGAAGCAGAAAACGtaccctcttcctcctcgtcaatgTGACCATCCTGAGACTCGAGGTCTTCGATCAGGGCGTCAATgtcctcatcatcctcctcgtcgacctcagCCTTGGGGTTGGCGGGGGCATCGAGGGGACGTTCCTTCTCATCGAACTTGTGGCTCTCAATGGGCGTGCTGAGAGCAGGGGCCGCGGTGGCGTTGGAGTCGGCCATTGCGGTGGTTGCGAGACAGACGAGCTCTGCTCAAGCTTACTATGCGAGAATAGGTAGGTCTGTCGCGAATATAGAGTTGTAATAGGGCAAGTCCGGGGTGTGTACGGCGAGATGCTGCTGGTACTTCTTCTTAGGACGGGCCTAGGAATACTGATTCGTTTGAGGTCGCAGGAGAGCGCGTAGGAAAAGGTGatgagaagggggagagagagatgaggAGGGAGGTTTGAGCACCACACGAATTGTGAAGGGCAATCTATATAGGCAGCCTTCGTGGGTGATggagaaaggaaaaaggagggagaggaaagtTTGGTCGAGGCGGGAGGAAGCTTCGCTACTTAAGAGGAACGAGGCGTAGGAGTGCCCGACAGAGTGAGCGGTAGAGAGactgaaagagagagagagacacgaGCAACACCAGCCCGAGAGAGGCGACCGCTGGGACCTGGGACGTGGGGCGTGGGACGTGGGGACGTGGACGGGAGGAGGGCGTGTATGCAGGCGGCAGAGGCCATGGAGAAGGCTGCAGGTGCAGACAAGCAGGCGtggggcgtggg
This genomic interval from Colletotrichum higginsianum IMI 349063 chromosome 9, whole genome shotgun sequence contains the following:
- a CDS encoding Plasma membrane ATPase; the protein is MADSNATAAPALSTPIESHKFDEKERPLDAPANPKAEVDEEDDEDIDALIEDLESQDGHIDEEEEEDGTPGMGRVVPEEQLQTDTRLGLTEQEVLNRRRKWGRNEMAEQKENLILKFFMFFVGPIQFVMEAAAVLAAGLEDWVDFGVICGLLLLNAVVGFVQEFQAGSIVAELKKTLALKAVVLRDGTLKEIEAPEVVPGDILQVEEGTIIPADGRIVTEDAFLQVDQSAITGESLAVDKHRDDNCYASSAVKRGEAFVIVTATGDNTFVGRAAALVNAASAGSGHFTEVLNGIGTILLVLVIFTLLIVWVSSFYRSKGIVDILRFTLAITIIGVPVGLPAVVTTTMAVGAAYLAKKKAIVQKLSAIESLAGVEILCSDKTGTLTKNKLSLAEPYTVAGVDPEDLMLTACLAASRKKKGMDAIDKAFLKSLRYYPRAKSVLSKYKVLEFFPFDPVSKKVTALVESPAGERITCVKGAPLFVLKTVEQDHEIPEEIDQAYKNKVAEFATRGFRSLGVARKRGDHGAWEILGIMPCSDPPRHDTARTVNEAKSLGLSIKMLTGDAVGIARETSRQLGLGTNIYNAERLGLGGGGDMPGSEVYDFVEAADGFAEVFPQHKYNVVEILQQRGYLVAMTGDGVNDAPSLKKADTGIAVEGASDAARSAADIVFLAPGLGAIIDALKTSRQIFHRMYAYVVYRIALSIHLEIFLGLWIAILDTSLNIELVVFIAIFADIATLAIAYDNAPFSKSPVKWNLPKLWGMSVLLGIVLAVGTWITVTTMYAHGGPDGGIVQNYGNLDEVVFLQISLTENWLIFITRANGPFWSSLPSWQLAGAILVVDILATCFTIWGWFEDSPTNIVAVVRIWIFSFGVFCVCAGVYYLLQDSAGFDNLMHGKSPKGSQKQRSLEDFVVSMQRVSTQHEKSV